One part of the Pieris napi chromosome 4, ilPieNapi1.2, whole genome shotgun sequence genome encodes these proteins:
- the LOC125049085 gene encoding 5-hydroxytryptamine receptor, producing the protein MNLSGTPPRGINDTSYEVSTGWYDNCSWVDAVSWGCNLTANVTGNATTSDVTSLVLMAVTSVVLALIILATIIGNVFVIAAIIIERNLQNVANYLVASLAVADLMVACLVMPLGAVYEVSQGWILGPELCDMWTSSDVLCSSASILHLVAIATDRYWAVTNVDYIHIRNEKRIFTMIFLVWAAALVVSLAPQLGWKDPDYLARITQQQKCLVSQDLAYQIFATCSTFYVPLAVILILYWKIFQTARRRIRRRRDPPPARPSSADGAPPTGRPVQSARDRRFVKKRFLNLKKCNQRTRAETIAAALLLTEGQSTSTVDTLDEEPKTTAFTINEKAPVSPEKSSSTATNGSKPERSIITGPSQREKKESLEAKRERKAAKTLAIITGAFVFCWLPFFIMALVMPICQTCVISDYLASFFLWLGYFNSTLNPVIYTIFSPDFRQAFARILFGTHRRGRNKKY; encoded by the exons ATGAAGTCTCGACGGGGTGGTACGATAACTGTTCCTGGGTGGACGCTGTATCGTGGGGCTGCAACCTCACCGCCAACGTGACGGGTAATGCTACCACCAGTGACGTCACGTCGCTCGTCCTCATGGCGGTGACGTCCGTTGTCCTGGCGCTCATCATTCTGGCCACTATTATTG GCAACGTCTTTGTAATAGCTGCAATCATAATTGAAAGAAACCTTCAGAATGTAGCGAACTACCTCGTGGCGTCCCTGGCTGTGGCTGATCTGATGGTAGCTTGTCTTGTGATGCCACTCGGAGCTGTCTATGAG GTTAGCCAGGGTTGGATTTTGGGACCTGAACTATGTGACATGTGGACATCCAGCGATGTCCTTTGCAGTTCAGCATCAATACTTCATCTCGTTGCCATTGCAACGGACAG ATACTGGGCCGTCACAAACGTCGACTACATCCACATAAGGAATGAGAAGCGTATTTTCACAATGATCTTCCTCGTCTGGGCTGCAGCGTTGGTCGTGTCTTTAGCTCCACAGTTGGGCTGGAAGGACCCGGACTACCTCGCGAGAATAACACAACAACAGAAGTGCCTCGTAAGCCAAGATCTTGCCTACCAGATCTTCGCTACTTGCTCCACCTTCTATGTTCCGCTGGCTGTCATCCTTATCTTGTATTGGAAGATTTTCCAGACAGCCAGAAGACGAATACGAAGGCGAAG AGATCCACCACCAGCCAGACCTTCGTCAGCTGACGGCGCTCCGCCTACCGGCAGGCCCGTACAGTCCGCACGAGATAGGCGTTTTGTCAAGAAACGTTTCCTCAACTTGAAGAAATGCAACCAACGTACTAGGGCAGAAACCATTGCTGCAGCCTTATTACTCACTGAAGGCCAAAGTACGTCCACGGTAGACACGTTAGACGAAGAACCAAAAACAACTGCTTTCACAATAAACGAAAAAGCCCCGGTATCACCAGAAAAGTCTTCTTCAACGGCCACAAATGGCTCAAAGCCCGAACGTTCAATCATAACGGGACCTTCTCAAAGAGAGAAGAAGGAATCATTAGAAGCAAAACGCGAAAGAAAGGCAGCGAAAACGCTGGCAATAATTACCGGGGCATTTGTTTTCTGCTGGCTGCCATTTTTCATAATGGCGCTAGTGATGCCAATCTGTCAGACGTGTGTGATAAGCGACTACTTGGCTAGCTTCTTCCTGTGGCTTGGCTACTTTAACTCGACGTTAAACCCAGTGATTTACACAATATTCAGCCCGGATTTCCGGCAAGCGTTCGCGCGCATTCTCTTCGGTACGCATAGACGCGgccgtaataaaaaatactga